ATGGGTGGAACTGGACAGCCGGGATTTTCCTGGCAGGGAGGTACATCACAGCAGCTGGCCCTCGAGATCCCTGCTCAAAGGGCGGGACAGTTGGCTGGAAGCCTCGCTGGTTTCTTCAtgccctcacccctcccctccccttaacCAGACCTGATCTATCATTTCTTCCCTCAGCTGGGGCTGGTGCACCAGGAGAACTGATTGAGGGACCCCAGAGGAGGATGCAGCCTCTGCaactgggccccccccccccacacacacacacacactcctggccGACATTTGCCCACGTGGTTGTTGCTCCGTTTGTCTTTCCCTTCTCTAACGAATGTTTGGCACCCTTTTCTGCTTATGGCCCTTGCACTTGGCCGCCCTCTGTGCTCTGGGGTGTCAGATGCGGATGCCCTCTGCTCTCACTGTGCAGTGACCTTGCTTCCATCCGTGCAGTCCAATGCTGCTGGTCTCGTTTCATTGGACGCGTGAACACAGGAagcaagctgccttctgctgctgctgctgctgcacaggaCCCTCCTCGGTCCCTCCTGGTGAGAACCGCCCACTCGGGCTTCTGCTCCCATAAATCTGCTCCTGTTGGGGAGATGCTCAGTGGGGGGGCCTCTACTTGGCATGCGGAGagtccctggttcaattcccggcaggcagcatctccagtgaaGGAGGACCAGGCAGCAGATGGTGCCCAAGACCTTTACTGGAGAGCGGCGCCCGTCTGAGTAGAAGACAGTCGTGCCCTTGATGGACCTGATCCAGTATAAGGCCGCTTTACGCCCGTGTTTTCGGAGTGGCAACACTCCTTTTGCAGTCACGCTGAAAATGGTGCCAGCCTAAAACCACTTCCCCGGCATGAACCACCAACAACAGCCCAGAGCAGAATTCTGAAGAGACCTGCAGGCGGGGAGCTCTTCTGCGGAAACTCTCCTCTGGGGTAGCAGGCTGGGCTCCTGTTCCCGCTGGCATGTGTCCCGCACCTGCTTGTGGTGCAGTTATCTAAAAGATGGGAttcagatgtgtgggggggggggagggggcaatttcagtgcttcaCCCAGGTCCATTTTCTGTGGATAGGCCTGTGGAGATGgcaggggagcgggggggggggggcttggagtGGGGGAGTCAGATTTCAGAGGCTGGAACTCCTTCTccaaagggaaaatctggggagtTTTCTGCCTAGAACAAggtgactggggaggggggggctcttgGGTTCAGAGAAAGCAGATAGAGAAATCCTCTCCCCCCATAACACTGGGACTGGAGGGGAGCAGCCAATGAAGCTGAACACCCGCAGATTGACAGACAACAAAAATagttctttactcaatgagtaattaaattgtacCATTCCCTGTCAGTGTCTGATATGCATGTttcaagccccccacccccaccccaccccaccccaccccaccccacccagcagcTGGCAGGCCCTGAATGCAGCCCTGTGGATTTGCCCTACAGGTTGGCATGAATGGTGCAAATGAACActcgcctctccccccccccccttggaaggCTGAGTTGCAGTGGAGCTGCCCTGCCTGCCTTCTAAACAAACTTCTTCCCAGGAatggagcgccccccccccgccccacggaCCCTGAAGGAAGAGACAGGAGACGAGATCACTGCTGGGGGTGCTTTATTGGCCGAGATGCCCGGGCCCAGGGGGAGGGCCGCATTCCGGCCCCTCTCACTTGACTCTCGTGAAGACGTTCTTGCCGACCCTGCAGAGAAGCACAGACAGGTCAGGGGCTcatcagctgccccccccccccacgctcaaAGTCCCAGGGAGGACACATGTCTTCTTTTGGCCCAAGGGGGCCACTGGCCCAgtcgccacccccctcccccccctccaccagaAGGGGGGCTCTTGTCACGCTCTGTGGCAGCCTCTGGGGCCCTCCTCCTGAGAGTTGTGAGCAGAAGGCCCCCGGGGGTCCCAGCGCCTCTCACTGGGCAAtcaagagaccccccccccacagagcccagcccccccccggccctgctgCGGGTCAAGGCTGGCCCCTGCGGCTCCTTACCGGGTGGCCTTCCAGTCCTCGCTCCGGGAGGGCACGTTCTGGCGCAGCAGCCAGAGGGTCTCCAGGGTCTCCTCGCCATGCTGGTCCACGAAGCACTGGCCCACGAAGGCGGTGGCGGAGTCTGCGGGGGGGACAGGCAGCGGAGCCCTCCTCAGGCCGAGGGAAGGGGGCAGCCAGGCAGCAGGGGCGGGATCAGGGCCCGCATGTCGGTGGAGGGGGCTCTGTGGGTGCTTCCAGCCgggtggcttcccccccccccacacccgctGAGCTCCCTcatcctgccgccgccgccgccgcaccccccccccccgcactcctgGATGCCAAGTGGGCGCAATAAGGAAGGCaccaggcagccccccccctccctccctccggagcCCAGGAGGGACCGGCCGGCCCCGGCAGTCCctggccgccgccgcccccccctccccgcgccgCGGTCCTACCGGAGAAGGCCCAGCGGACCGTGAAGGCGAAGGTGGGCTGGGCGTCCTGGGCGGGGTCGTGCTGAGCGCCCTGCAGGGCCGACTCCGCGATGGCCTGGTTGGCGCTGCTGACGGCCGTCAGGTAGGAGCCCGAGAAGACGCCGGCCGCGTTGGCCGCAGAGATGACCATCCTGGAGCCCAGGTCGTTCACCCACGTGCCAGACAGCGTGCAGGGCGGAGCGGGCTGCTGCCGAAACACGGGCGCACTTCAGCCGCCGCCTCCCTcgcccgcgccccccccccccggttgggcGAGAGCTGGCTTCGACtgcgctcgggggggggggggcagggggtgcgccCACAGTCCGCGGCTTCCCTGGAGTCCACCCCGGGAGGAAGGCAGGACTGCCGAAGAATGTCCTCCGACAGCTCTCCTGGGGCAAAACCGCCCTGCGAGGTGGGCCTTTCCCGTCTGCCCTGCGGACCCTACCTTGTTCTTGGAAGGGGCTTCGTCCGCACCGGTGGCCGAGGAGGCGAGCAGAAAGGCGGCCAGCAGAGCCCAGGCCGGCTGGAGAGGCAGGCGCTCCATCGTTCCGCGGGCTGGGCTGGAGGGCCGGCGGGCGCTGGCCCCCCTCTTATAGGCCCGACGGCTGGTTGCGCAAGCCCCGCCAAGGAAGTCAGTCTCGCCCGTTCCAGGAAGGGGCTgacgcccccttccccctccgccccccctccccggtcagCCGGGCCCTTCCCAAAAGCCTCGCTCGCCTTCTGGGCAGTCCGCCGGGCAAGCGGCCAGGTGAGCGGCCCACCTGGAGTGAGGAGACCGAGGAGGAGGCCACTCTCGCCGGGaagggcaccgcgggggggggggggcggcggcggcggcacggAAGCAGCCGGCGGCCCGGTCCGTTGCGTTGCCCGCTGCCCGACCCCCACCCTCCATGGAGGGCCTGCCGGAGGATGCGGACGGACCCCCGAGCGGCTCTCCCCGCGGGCAAGCGGGAGCGCCCCGGGACTGGACCGTGTAGAAAAGAGCCTGACCCGGCTGAGACAGAGGGGGGCAAAGCTGCTCTCTGGGGGGCCACGGTCCGACTCCTGGGACTCAGCCGGAGTCTCACAGTCCAcccccgccgcccgcccgcccgcccgcccgcccgcccgccgctgAGCAGGGTCCTCCGGCTTCTGGAGCCTGGGCCGACAGGGCTGGTCCGGGCCAGTCAGGTCCGAGCTGACGGCGGGGAGACGGGCGTCGAGGGAGCCGTCCAGGGCAGGTGCTGGAGCACGGAGCACCCAAGGGAACCCGATGGCGCCACCTCGAGGCCAGAGGCCGGCACAGTCCGGGACAAGGCGCTTGATGGGAGCTAATATGGaccttcgagggtccataactttggatcccctgaaccaaacttcaccaaacctgggtggtatcctcaggagagtctcttaacagatatcctgaaatgttggtgctaacttaacaattgcatccctgacagcaggtacccctcacatttccccaggttttccttttaaatccacccccttcggcatggatttaaagggagaatctgaggtccccagtttaaacattgaaagtgatgctgtttcagggtgggggagaatccaccccaaatcagcatcactttcaatgatgtttaactgaggaccccagattctccctttaaggtggatgtaaaaggagaatctgggctccctagtttaaacaccattgaaaatgatgctgtttgggggcggattccagcatcacttgtttaaactagggagcccagattctccttttacatccaccttaaagggagaatctggggtccccagtttaaactacattgaaagtgatgcgggggggggggggttggaggggggagaatccactctcaagcagcatcactttcaatgatgtttaaactggggaccccagattctccctttaaggtggacacCACAGGTTGAGGGAGGGCGCTGACCCTCTGGAGCCAGAACCCATGCCAACTcaacccctgcctgcctgcccagcagtagacctgggtgctcctCCGTGAGATCAGCAGGCAGCttgatttctctctcccccccccccccgctactgtatctaggggaaatggcgcaggctgggggtgtgtgtggaaaactcagattatgtCCCGGGCTCCATGTTCCctcgatatgcctctgctccacccttGGGGTCCCTGCAGGCAGCCTTCTGCCTTCCTccggccctggggagagcagcagcccgCAGCAGGGACTCGCAGGGGGCAGCGTTACGGGCGCTATTtttcccccatatgcctctgggtgCTTCCCCCCGCCAGGGCCCCCCAACCAGCCAGACGCTGCCCCGGAAGCCCTGCTCTTTGGCTCGGGAGAGCTGCTCGTGGAGGCCCCGGCGGCTTCaactggtggaggggggggcgtgTCGGACGGAGTCCCGGgcgggggggtgggaagagaggtCCTCCTGGCCAGGGCACTGAAGGGAGCCTCCCCGCTCCGGGGCAGTCAAGCTCCCCATCCGTGCCCCGCGGCCGCGGCTAGCCCGCCAGTCCAGAGGCACCGCTGGCCTGGCTGCGCtgctggaagggaaaagaaggggtCGGCGCCCCCCCATCCCCGCAGGCCTGACGCGCTCTCCTCCCGGCTTCCTCGGCGACTTGAAACgggagggcggggtggggcgggggctgcGCAGCAGGTTGTGATGCCCCAAAGCGTCTGGATGGGGGCCACCTAAGGGGGCGGATCCCGGAAGCAGCAAGGCAGGTGGCTGTGATGCAGGTGCCTGGTTGGCAGGTGGAGGCGGACGCCACAAAGCCCCGGCCTGAGACGCCGGCTGTCCCGGAACGCGCGGGCGGACGCGGAGCCAGATCGGCCGGAGGAAGCGCTCTCGGGAAACGGGGGCCGGGGGAGGCAAAGGAAGCGCCGCCTGGGGGTCGTCCGGCCACGGGAAGGCCTCGGCGGCCTctggctgctggtttgtgccCCGGCCCCGCAGGGCCACCGGCTGAGGCGCGATCGGGCAGCCCCTCTGGCCTGGAGGCACGAGGCCGCCTCTCCTGCAGTTCTGGGGATGTGCCGGATAATGATTGGAGAGAGGCTCCCTTTGCAATACAGAGAAATGTTGcccggcgggggcggggcggggcgagaGGAGAAAGAGGGAACACGCTCGGATAGGGACAAGGAGTCCTCAGGGAGCTCAGAATGCTGGTGCCCAGGAAGGCGAATGATCCCCCTTATAGGACCTTGGAGGAGCGGCATTGAGGACAGAAGCGTCTTTTGCCCCACCCAGGAATCATCTTGTTTACAACAGCTAGCAAGCTTGGAAACTTTTGGAGAGCGGCCCTTGACTGGCGGCCAGAGAAAGGCGTTttcaacccggaaaacccacaacatcccaaaGACGGCTTCACATTTTTGGAGTGAAgctggggggtgaggggaggggggcaggttcCAACTGCAACATATCCAAAGAAAGCAAGGAGCCGGTGGCCAGAGCAGCAGGCagcgcgggggcgggggggggggggtcctgaagagctgctgctagTACCGGAGATGGGGCTGACCTGGCTGGACAAATGGGGCCGCCTGGTTTCTTTGGCTCACCTTCCTTTCCTTAGCTCTTCTTCCTTCCAGCTCTTGTCCAggggagctcccccccccccacctctttctGGGATGATATTTGGTCTCCAGCCACCTTAAAGCAGGGGGCCAAGAACCTCTGTTTCACAACCATCTTTTTTCAGTCCAGCGACAGCCATTCTAGACAGACCGAGGCCTACGGACACAGTCCAGGCCTGAGAGGGCAGCTGCAGCCCCCTGGAGCCAAGTGAATTGTCTGGATACATTAGTTTCTCTTGGGCAGGAGAGGGTGGAAGTTTGTGGTGTCTGAACAGGGTCAAAAACAGCATCCAAATGAGAGCATACTGAAGGATTTTTGCAGCAAAGAACTTTGCAAGGACACCCATTCCTGACAGCCCAAAGGTCTTGCaactttaagccaataaacagactctgaaataTTGATCGGTACTGTTTGCAcccacagtcccctttatcccctgtaGACAGCCCCCCTCcagtttcccaagaagttgtgaaaaacagtctttggagcaaAGGGGCCCCAAGGCCAGCAGCAGACAGCAAGAGACAGCAGACAGCagacctggcttcctgccctatgaaATAACGGATATAAcggaggtaccaggggaagcctagttgtctatgaAGCATGTGAAACCGTAAAGATCAAGGAATGAATGcaaagatggcagtggatacatacatctttctagcagcagtgaTTTGTTATTGTCAGCAGTTGCACCGTTCCGGGGATGCAGCTCAATCATCTAAATAGCATTCCCCTGACAAAAGGCTCAGTCTTCAGGGCCAACCAGTGGAGAGCTACTTTAAACGGCTGAGCCAGGCACCAACTCCACCCCTTGACAGGGGCAGCCAAGGAGGCTTTCTTTGCCACCACACAGAGTGCCTCCCAGTGTCCTCTggcagcagccccacccccaccccccgaatccTTCGTCCTCCTGCTGCCCATCCGCTTCACGGGATGCCCTGCCATGTGGGGTCAGGGAGAGGCAGTCCTTCGTGTCAGCTATCCCCTCTCTGGGCATGGCTGTGTGGACCTCTTTCTTTCTCCGGAGGagtggtgtgggtgggtgggtgggtgggtgggagctgggTGGTTGTCTCAAAGGGCCATAACAATCAGGAAAGCCAGAcaccgcccccacccctccctcctctggacTTCCTGGTTTTCTTTGGAGGTTCCAGCCTGGTTGTCCCTGGGGGGCTCCATGcccgagggcagtgggggggggcacttggcAGTCTCAAGGGTGAGGGGACAGCGCCAAGTTCCTCACCAGTGGCCTCCAAGCAAAAGTGCACATAGGGTGGGAAACGGTCCAGGTGGCCCCTCTGCTGGTGCTgcctctctggggggggggggctcctggctcctctcccccgccccccgctgacTATCTCCAGGATGCAGCTGAAGATGGCTCCATTCAGGGCTTCTATTATTGGCAGCCCCAACAGGAGTGTTTACCTTAAGAATGTGGACGGGTTTCATCATGGTTGGGTTATTGGGCTTTTGGTTTATACTGTAAACAGCTGCCTCCACTTCTCCACTGAGAAAGGCAGCTAGTAAATGCTGTAAATAGACACACAATGCCGCCCAGGAGCCGAAACTGCCCGCCAGCCGCCCACCCGGCAGAGGCGCAGGGGATTCCGTTGCTGGCCCGCAGCACCTGTGTCCTGGCTGGAACCccgtcctctcccccccccccccatgcctgttCTACATACTCCACACCCACCTTGCCATACGGGGACCAGAAGTGAGACGCGCTGTGTCCCAGGCACCCCCCAGCACCCTCCCTCCTTGCCAACAAAGCCATTAGGGCAGGTCAGGGgacaggaggtggggggggggggatgctgtgtgtgtgaaaagacCAACAACCAGAAGCCCCGTCCAGCCGAGAGCCCTCCCTCGTTCCGGCCTGTCTGGCTTCTTTGTTTCAGTGATTTCTGGGGTACCTCTCCCGGAattcaccagtgtggtgtagtggttaagagcaggtgcactctaatctggagaaccgggtttgatttcccactgccatttgagctgtgaggCTTACCTGAGGAactagattaccttgtgcactctgacacatgccagctgggtgaccttgggctagtcacagttctctcaggactctctcagccccacccacctcacagggagacgggaagtgaaaggagtttgtagtcccctttgagtctccttgcgggaGAGATACAatctcaactcttcttcttctcctctttgtgTCTGCAcagcccagcccctcccctctcaggtTCCCGGTGGCCTTTGGGATTCGTATTCTGGACCTTCCGATGCCCCTCTGCCTTGGCTGCCCCACGCTGGGCTGGACGCTGCATCCAGGAGAGGCTGGCAGCCACCCTGGCCCAAGGGAACGTGGGgctcaggccaggccaggcctgcaTGCATGGAAACAGGCTGGTGGAGaggatgccccccctgccccgccccgcccccgagTCCCAGCTGGCTCCTGGCCTTTCAGTGACCCTCTGCTGCCCACTCCGCCCTTGGCCACCTACTAGGCCGGGAAAGGAGGAGGGCAAAGAAAGAGAACTTGCAGGCAACGC
The DNA window shown above is from Sphaerodactylus townsendi isolate TG3544 linkage group LG07, MPM_Stown_v2.3, whole genome shotgun sequence and carries:
- the LOC125436531 gene encoding avidin-like isoform X3; the protein is MERLPLQPAWALLAAFLLASSATGADEAPSKNKPAPPCTLSGTWVNDLGSRMVISAANAAGVFSGSYLTAVSSANQAIAESALQGAQHDPAQDAQPTFAFTVRWAFSDSATAFVGQCFVDQHGEETLETLWLLRQNVPSRSEDWKATRVGKNVFTRVK
- the LOC125436531 gene encoding avidin-like isoform X2, producing the protein MERLPLQPAWALLAAFLLASSATGADEAPSKNKQPAPPCTLSGTWVNDLGSRMVISAANAAGVFSGSYLTAVSSANQAIAESALQGAQHDPAQDAQPTFAFTVRWAFSDSATAFVGQCFVDQHGEETLETLWLLRQNVPSRSEDWKATRVGKNVFTRVK
- the LOC125436531 gene encoding avidin-like isoform X1, which gives rise to MERLPLQPAWALLAAFLLASSATGADEAPSKNKQQPAPPCTLSGTWVNDLGSRMVISAANAAGVFSGSYLTAVSSANQAIAESALQGAQHDPAQDAQPTFAFTVRWAFSDSATAFVGQCFVDQHGEETLETLWLLRQNVPSRSEDWKATRVGKNVFTRVK